The following are encoded together in the Phenylobacterium sp. NIBR 498073 genome:
- a CDS encoding ATP-binding cassette domain-containing protein: MQTGAAPDALRVDALAKRFAGGGGVVDVSMRLAAGAVTGFIGVNGAGKSTTLRCILGLLSPDAGRIEMFGAPADRHARRRVGFLPEERGLFPRERARDVIAFHARLKGLDKRAAFYAADRLLERIGLAERRRARVGELSKGNAQRVQLLCALAHGPDLLILDEPFSGLDPIAQGEVHSLFSEFRAGGGAILFSTHAMAAAESLCDQVVILAGGRTVFEGAVAEAAAASPYGAVVVTSDDIGLARAVAAVGGAMAPMASRMGEAARWRVTLPPEVTHPALMRALADLSVPIFAFEPIKSDLEGAFWRLAAEAPPVEERRVA, encoded by the coding sequence ATGCAGACTGGGGCCGCTCCGGACGCCTTGCGCGTCGATGCGCTCGCCAAGCGTTTTGCTGGCGGGGGCGGGGTCGTCGACGTCTCCATGCGGTTGGCGGCGGGCGCTGTCACCGGCTTCATCGGCGTCAACGGCGCCGGCAAGAGCACCACGCTTCGCTGCATTCTCGGCCTGCTGAGCCCCGACGCCGGGCGGATCGAGATGTTCGGCGCGCCGGCCGACCGCCACGCGCGGCGGCGGGTCGGATTCCTGCCGGAGGAGCGCGGTCTGTTCCCACGCGAGCGGGCGCGCGACGTCATCGCCTTTCACGCGCGGCTCAAGGGGCTGGACAAGCGGGCGGCCTTCTACGCCGCCGACCGGTTGCTGGAGCGCATCGGCCTGGCCGAGCGCCGTCGTGCGCGGGTGGGCGAGCTGTCGAAGGGCAACGCCCAGCGGGTGCAACTGCTCTGCGCGCTGGCGCACGGACCGGACCTGCTGATCCTCGACGAGCCGTTTTCCGGCCTGGACCCGATCGCCCAGGGCGAAGTGCATTCGCTGTTCTCGGAATTCCGCGCCGGCGGCGGGGCGATCCTGTTTTCCACCCACGCGATGGCCGCGGCCGAAAGCCTGTGCGACCAGGTGGTGATCCTGGCGGGCGGGCGCACGGTGTTCGAGGGCGCGGTGGCCGAGGCGGCCGCAGCCTCGCCGTACGGCGCGGTGGTGGTGACCTCCGACGACATCGGGCTGGCGCGGGCGGTCGCGGCGGTAGGCGGGGCGATGGCGCCGATGGCCTCGCGGATGGGCGAGGCGGCGCGCTGGCGTGTGACCCTGCCGCCGGAGGTGACGCATCCGGCGCTGATGCGGGCGCTGGCCGATCTTTCCGTGCCGATCTTCGCCTTCGAGCCGATCAAGTCAGACCTTGAGGGCGCGTTCTGGCGGCTGGCGGCCGAGGCGCCGCCCGTCGAGGAACGGCGGGTCGCATGA
- a CDS encoding ABC transporter permease, with amino-acid sequence MNHPIWLIAGREFRAYVTTASFWLALAIGPLLTGGAMLAQRTPPAAQEQLAITAQSGGGWEARFSDDFPLSPAGREQVLQVLRGEGQAVQAAPARPPREAADPSRFLLVLLLWVTLVGSLGMLLQAVVRERANRALEILLSAARPLDVVLGKVLGVGAVSVLVIGAWLAAPAAAAMLAPGPALGALAAFADPWVLMRAAVIYGLAFGFYGFLTVAAGVMARDSADAQNLARPMFAVLLVAFFTTMAAGAGAAEKTAWLTFLPPFTPFMLLVRPAPLAVEVVAIAELALATVLAGWGASEVLRKGGASPGFRWPRLLRPKTSVRDY; translated from the coding sequence ATGAACCATCCGATCTGGCTGATCGCCGGCCGCGAGTTCCGGGCCTATGTGACCACCGCCAGCTTCTGGTTGGCGCTGGCGATCGGGCCGCTGCTGACCGGCGGGGCGATGCTGGCCCAGCGCACGCCGCCGGCCGCGCAGGAACAGCTGGCGATCACCGCCCAGAGCGGCGGCGGCTGGGAGGCGCGGTTTAGCGACGATTTCCCGTTGTCGCCGGCTGGGCGCGAGCAGGTGCTTCAGGTGCTGCGCGGTGAGGGGCAGGCGGTGCAGGCCGCGCCGGCCCGGCCGCCGCGCGAGGCCGCGGACCCGTCGCGGTTCCTGCTGGTGCTGCTGCTGTGGGTGACGCTGGTCGGCTCGCTGGGCATGCTGCTGCAGGCGGTGGTGCGCGAGCGGGCCAACCGGGCGCTGGAGATCCTGCTGTCGGCGGCCCGACCGCTGGACGTCGTGCTGGGCAAGGTGCTCGGCGTCGGCGCGGTGTCGGTGCTGGTGATCGGGGCCTGGCTGGCCGCGCCGGCCGCAGCGGCGATGCTGGCGCCGGGGCCGGCCCTGGGCGCGCTCGCGGCGTTCGCCGACCCGTGGGTGCTGATGCGGGCGGCCGTCATCTATGGCCTGGCGTTTGGGTTCTACGGATTCCTCACCGTCGCCGCCGGGGTGATGGCGCGAGACAGCGCCGACGCCCAGAACCTGGCCCGGCCGATGTTCGCGGTGCTGCTGGTGGCGTTCTTCACGACCATGGCGGCCGGGGCTGGAGCGGCCGAGAAGACCGCGTGGCTGACCTTCTTGCCGCCGTTCACGCCGTTCATGCTGCTGGTGCGTCCCGCGCCGCTGGCGGTCGAGGTCGTGGCGATCGCCGAGCTGGCGCTGGCGACCGTGCTTGCCGGGTGGGGCGCGTCCGAAGTGTTGCGCAAAGGCGGCGCCTCGCCAGGTTTCCGCTGGCCACGGCTGCTCCGGCCGAAGACCTCCGTGCGCGATTACTGA
- a CDS encoding Flp family type IVb pilin, producing the protein MSKFVAFLKDESGASAAEYVLILAIIGSGIALAATNFGDSLGDALDRAGAVIDGVDYGGAAPAAP; encoded by the coding sequence ATGTCCAAGTTTGTTGCGTTCCTCAAAGACGAGTCCGGCGCCTCGGCTGCCGAGTATGTTCTGATCCTGGCTATCATCGGCAGCGGCATCGCGCTGGCCGCCACGAACTTCGGCGATTCGCTGGGCGATGCGCTCGACCGGGCCGGCGCCGTGATTGACGGTGTCGATTACGGCGGCGCCGCGCCCGCCGCCCCCTAA
- the cpaB gene encoding Flp pilus assembly protein CpaB: MSLRSLASIALAIFLGLIAVLAVRGVLTSQKSTTVQSAALTPVVVAMVPIDRGVELKPAMLKTVNYPSSAVPAGAFRSADQLVGKDVPARTTVRSIIANEPVLAAKLSGSEGKTNMSGALTPGMRAVSVRSSDVTGVGGFVLPGDHVDILLTRTVGKGEAETTITQVLAENSLVMGVDQMSDQDADKPQVAKAVTVEVTPDQAQAISLGQSVGEVSLSLRQSADVAALTRKVTSVSDLAGPGVRKAAPVRRATVRRGDPGMTEVRVTRGVETAGYAVRAF, translated from the coding sequence ATGTCTTTGCGTTCGCTCGCCTCAATCGCACTTGCCATATTCCTGGGCCTGATCGCCGTCCTCGCAGTGCGGGGGGTGCTGACCTCTCAGAAGTCCACGACCGTGCAGTCGGCGGCGCTGACGCCCGTCGTGGTGGCCATGGTGCCGATCGACCGCGGCGTCGAGCTGAAGCCGGCCATGCTCAAGACCGTCAACTATCCGAGCAGCGCGGTGCCCGCCGGGGCGTTCAGGTCGGCGGATCAGCTGGTCGGCAAGGACGTTCCCGCCCGCACGACGGTGCGGTCGATCATCGCCAACGAGCCGGTGCTCGCCGCCAAGCTGAGCGGGAGCGAGGGCAAGACCAACATGTCCGGCGCGCTGACGCCGGGGATGCGCGCGGTGAGCGTGCGTTCCAGCGACGTCACGGGGGTCGGCGGCTTCGTGCTGCCGGGCGATCACGTCGACATCCTGCTGACCCGCACGGTCGGCAAGGGCGAGGCCGAAACCACGATCACCCAGGTGCTGGCCGAGAACAGCCTGGTGATGGGCGTCGACCAGATGAGCGACCAGGACGCCGACAAGCCGCAGGTGGCCAAGGCGGTGACCGTCGAGGTCACGCCCGACCAGGCGCAGGCGATCTCGCTCGGCCAGTCGGTCGGCGAGGTGAGCCTGTCGCTGCGCCAGTCAGCCGACGTCGCAGCCCTGACCAGGAAGGTGACGAGCGTCTCCGACCTTGCCGGGCCCGGGGTGCGCAAGGCCGCGCCGGTCAGGCGCGCGACGGTGCGGCGGGGCGATCCCGGCATGACTGAGGTGCGCGTGACCCGCGGCGTCGAGACCGCCGGATACGCGGTCAGGGCGTTCTAA
- a CDS encoding type II and III secretion system protein family protein, with translation MRTKANRDALAAALMAASLALAIAPAAWAQGAGAFDPASAVEVEVPAGKSQVIELPGPYVDVMVANPEIADVLPLSNRSIYVVGKKAGATGLTVYGPGKRLISAANIVVSADIDGLKRRLHELLPNERDIGVRPANQSVVLSGTVSSPAALGQVVSLAETYAPTKVVNMLGVEGTQQIMLSVRFVEMNRTTAKGLKVNVNRSDWDPADGPPSGASRSGDDPFMAVFTGDTIVKNGGKLIDSFGAVAALYNGNLEILLDALETRGLTKTLAEPNLVAMSGDTASFLAGGEFPIPVSQSSTGDAIPNITVEFKQFGVSLAFTPTLLKDGLINLVVNPEVSSIDPTVSVEMGLIKIPGIKVRRAKTTVELRDGESFMVAGLLKEDYENQLRQFPFVGDMPVLGALFRSNGYKREETELVIVVTPHLVTPRKGRIAAPGDNFVPPSDFELFLFGASQAAGPWMRPEDRALMSADPARGGIEGPHGHVLY, from the coding sequence ATGAGAACCAAAGCCAATCGAGACGCCCTGGCGGCGGCGCTGATGGCGGCGAGCCTGGCCCTGGCGATCGCGCCGGCGGCCTGGGCCCAGGGCGCGGGCGCCTTCGACCCGGCGAGCGCCGTCGAGGTCGAGGTGCCGGCCGGCAAGTCTCAGGTGATCGAACTGCCGGGACCTTACGTCGACGTGATGGTCGCCAATCCCGAGATCGCCGACGTGCTGCCGCTCAGCAACCGTTCGATCTATGTGGTCGGCAAGAAGGCGGGTGCGACCGGCCTGACCGTCTACGGCCCCGGCAAGCGGCTGATCTCGGCCGCCAACATCGTGGTGTCGGCCGACATCGACGGCCTGAAGCGACGGCTGCACGAGTTGCTGCCCAATGAGCGCGATATCGGCGTGCGGCCGGCCAACCAGTCGGTGGTGCTGTCCGGTACGGTCAGCAGCCCGGCGGCGCTGGGCCAGGTGGTCTCCCTGGCCGAGACCTACGCCCCGACCAAGGTCGTCAACATGCTGGGCGTCGAGGGCACCCAGCAGATCATGCTGTCGGTGCGCTTCGTCGAGATGAACCGGACCACCGCCAAGGGGCTGAAGGTCAACGTCAACCGCAGCGACTGGGACCCGGCCGACGGCCCGCCCAGCGGCGCCAGCCGGTCGGGCGATGATCCGTTCATGGCGGTGTTCACGGGCGACACCATCGTCAAGAACGGCGGCAAGCTGATCGACAGCTTCGGTGCGGTGGCCGCGCTCTACAACGGCAATCTCGAGATTCTGCTCGACGCCCTGGAGACGCGGGGCCTGACCAAGACCCTGGCCGAGCCGAATCTGGTGGCGATGTCGGGCGACACGGCGAGCTTCCTGGCCGGCGGCGAGTTCCCGATCCCGGTCTCGCAGTCCTCCACCGGCGACGCGATCCCGAACATCACCGTCGAGTTCAAGCAGTTCGGGGTGTCGCTGGCCTTCACCCCGACCCTGCTGAAGGACGGGCTGATCAACCTGGTGGTCAATCCGGAGGTGTCGAGCATCGACCCGACGGTGTCGGTCGAGATGGGTCTGATCAAGATCCCCGGCATCAAGGTGCGTCGCGCCAAGACCACGGTCGAGCTGCGCGACGGCGAGTCCTTCATGGTCGCCGGACTGCTGAAGGAAGACTACGAGAACCAGCTGCGCCAGTTCCCGTTCGTCGGCGACATGCCGGTGCTGGGGGCGCTGTTCCGGTCGAACGGCTACAAGCGCGAGGAGACCGAGCTGGTCATCGTCGTGACCCCCCACCTGGTCACGCCGCGCAAGGGCCGGATCGCCGCGCCCGGCGACAATTTCGTGCCGCCCTCGGATTTCGAACTGTTCCTGTTCGGCGCCTCGCAGGCGGCAGGCCCTTGGATGCGTCCTGAGGACCGCGCCCTGATGAGCGCCGACCCGGCGCGCGGCGGGATCGAAGGCCCGCACGGCCATGTCCTCTACTAG
- a CDS encoding CpaF family protein yields the protein MLWKPTAPNEAAPQIGTPQPTPIEGATALKVRIHQRLLELLNLSLLDKTPRESLRLEIRGAVSSLLADEKRILNLSQTDQLIEDVLDELLGLGPLEPLLKDESISDILINTHSTVYVERFGRLEPTDVRFQDTRHLVRIINKIVAAVGRRVDESQPMVDARLADGSRVNAIIPPLAVDGPLVSIRKFAKSPIHMDRLIELGSISGEMALLLRAIVQSHRNVLISGGTGSGKTTLLNALSAFIANEERIVTIEDSAELQLQQPHVGRLETRPANIEGKGEITQRDLVRNALRMRPDRIIVGEVRAGEAFDMLQAMNTGHDGSMTTVHANTPRDALSRVEQMIGMAGLELSPRSIRQQIASAINIVIQAERMDDGRRRVVSISEVVGMEEDVISLQEIFRFRRQGRAAAGGVAGDFETTGVRPRFVDVLAARGVEMPPIAFSAGRRSV from the coding sequence ATGCTCTGGAAGCCCACCGCGCCGAACGAGGCCGCGCCCCAGATCGGAACCCCGCAGCCGACGCCGATCGAGGGCGCGACGGCCCTCAAGGTCCGGATCCACCAGCGGCTGCTAGAGCTCTTGAACCTCAGCCTGTTGGACAAGACCCCGCGCGAGAGCTTGCGGCTGGAGATCCGCGGGGCGGTCAGCTCGCTGCTCGCCGACGAGAAGCGCATCCTCAATCTCAGCCAGACCGACCAGTTGATCGAGGACGTGCTGGACGAGCTGCTGGGCCTGGGGCCGCTGGAGCCGCTGCTCAAGGACGAGAGCATCAGCGACATCCTGATCAACACCCACAGCACCGTCTATGTGGAGCGGTTCGGGCGGCTGGAGCCGACCGACGTCCGGTTCCAGGACACCCGCCACCTGGTGCGGATCATCAACAAGATCGTCGCGGCGGTCGGCCGGCGGGTCGATGAATCCCAGCCGATGGTCGACGCCCGGCTGGCCGACGGCAGCCGGGTCAACGCGATCATTCCGCCGCTGGCGGTGGACGGTCCGCTGGTCTCGATCCGCAAGTTCGCCAAAAGCCCGATCCACATGGACCGGCTGATCGAGCTGGGCAGCATTTCCGGCGAGATGGCCCTGCTGCTGCGGGCCATCGTGCAGTCGCATCGCAACGTGCTGATCTCGGGCGGCACCGGCTCGGGCAAGACGACGCTGCTCAATGCGTTGTCGGCGTTCATCGCCAACGAGGAGCGGATCGTCACCATCGAGGACTCCGCCGAGCTGCAGCTGCAACAGCCGCACGTCGGCCGGCTGGAGACGCGCCCGGCCAACATCGAGGGCAAGGGCGAGATCACCCAGCGCGATCTGGTCCGTAACGCTCTGCGGATGCGGCCCGACCGCATCATCGTCGGCGAGGTGCGGGCCGGCGAGGCCTTCGACATGCTGCAGGCGATGAACACCGGCCACGACGGGTCGATGACCACGGTCCACGCCAACACGCCGCGCGATGCGCTGTCGCGCGTCGAGCAGATGATCGGCATGGCCGGGCTGGAACTCTCGCCGCGCTCGATCCGCCAGCAGATCGCTTCGGCCATCAACATCGTGATCCAGGCCGAACGGATGGACGACGGCCGTCGCCGGGTGGTGTCGATCAGCGAGGTGGTCGGCATGGAGGAGGACGTGATCTCGCTGCAGGAGATCTTCCGCTTCCGTCGGCAGGGACGCGCCGCGGCGGGCGGGGTTGCTGGCGATTTCGAGACCACCGGGGTCCGGCCGCGCTTCGTCGACGTGCTGGCCGCGCGCGGGGTGGAGATGCCGCCCATCGCGTTTTCGGCGGGGAGGAGGTCGGTCTAG
- a CDS encoding type II secretion system F family protein codes for MSNPIIYVLAFVAVVVLVQAVARLIFAAGDRNRRVNRRLTMMESGMSREEIFSALVRRPPGARSAGPVAAIYDGVERYLRQAGLLVSPARLAAITAGLAAALWLVGLSVATSGAGPSVLVSGAISMVGACVLAVLAVALWVRRLRTARIKKIEEQLPAALDVVNRAVRAGHPVISAVQLAADEMGDPIGSEFGLIVDETTYGVEFKEALANFARRTGSPAGHFFAVSVSIQSETGGNLAEILEGLASVMRGRHSLGKRVRSLASEGRASAVLLSVLPVLLIAVQLMFRPTVYSDKFSDPIFWPVVLLTAVIYLIGWAMVHRIINFKY; via the coding sequence ATGAGCAATCCGATCATCTACGTCCTGGCGTTCGTCGCCGTGGTGGTGCTGGTCCAGGCGGTTGCGCGGCTGATCTTCGCGGCCGGCGACCGCAACAGGCGGGTCAACCGGCGGCTGACCATGATGGAATCCGGCATGAGCCGGGAGGAGATCTTCAGCGCCCTGGTGCGCCGGCCGCCGGGCGCGCGGAGCGCCGGTCCGGTCGCGGCGATCTACGACGGCGTCGAGCGCTACCTGCGCCAGGCCGGGCTACTGGTGTCGCCGGCGCGGCTGGCGGCGATCACCGCCGGCCTCGCCGCCGCATTGTGGCTGGTGGGCCTGAGCGTGGCGACTTCCGGGGCCGGGCCGAGCGTGCTGGTCAGCGGGGCGATCTCGATGGTGGGCGCGTGCGTCCTGGCCGTCCTGGCGGTGGCCCTGTGGGTGCGCCGGCTGCGCACCGCGCGGATCAAGAAGATCGAGGAGCAGTTGCCGGCCGCGCTCGACGTCGTCAACCGCGCGGTGCGCGCCGGGCATCCGGTGATTTCGGCGGTGCAGTTGGCCGCAGACGAGATGGGCGATCCGATCGGCTCGGAGTTCGGCCTGATCGTCGACGAGACGACCTACGGCGTCGAATTCAAGGAGGCGCTGGCCAACTTCGCCCGCCGCACGGGATCGCCCGCAGGGCACTTCTTCGCGGTGAGCGTCAGCATCCAGTCGGAGACCGGCGGCAACCTGGCCGAGATCCTGGAGGGACTAGCCTCGGTCATGCGCGGACGCCACTCGCTGGGCAAGCGGGTGCGGTCGCTGGCGAGCGAGGGGCGGGCCTCGGCGGTGCTGCTCAGCGTGTTGCCGGTGCTGCTGATCGCCGTGCAGCTGATGTTCCGGCCGACCGTCTATTCCGACAAGTTTTCCGACCCGATCTTCTGGCCCGTCGTGCTGCTGACGGCGGTCATCTACCTGATCGGCTGGGCGATGGTGCATCGCATCATCAACTTCAAATACTGA